A single window of Meiothermus sp. DNA harbors:
- a CDS encoding outer membrane protein assembly factor, whose translation MKHLLSLVLLLGLAFAAPIEEVEVRGTDTVLAALVRISLPFGVGDEPGDLEQARAAVLNTGYFREARVRLEGNKLIVEVSTNPPITKVSVSSKAFPEANVLRYLETEQAIGVGSVFNPKKATEAALALARIYRNEGFPFEPKITPEAKEVAGGVELNFNVEENPELKSVEVGAATYVPKERLEPLFQTVAENGRFSFERFRDAVGRTADVYAAAGFRGSGVDLTRTVLADGVLRVAFSELKIVEINARGVDISSLGLKVGDPFNVDRILDGVNTLSRSISRVIDFRPERVSQDGVRLTFQAGEQRFGAIREVRIEGNTVIPTEKLLPKLRLKPGDEYNPVLANEDFARVLREYRDAGYDLVAQPDISFREGVYVQRLRELRIAGYRIDPPLTRTDPSVFLREMPPVGSLFSVSALRQGITNILRTGLLREPPGVRPQQGEKPEDIIIVLSFREAQTGSFIPGISWSSLTGWEGNIGISDTNLWGLAHQYNVTLGINPNDAGQFLTFSASYRIPWVYIDFADFKDVRTSFGVNVYSQPQANINFPLQQQYNGNTPDLNGDGIIDDKDTTSVWQYTERKTGINFSISRPLSRDFPNLRLSAGLGWEWNIPLLEVNDANRPRCLVKVPDSGNTANPPVAEDTACSNALLQDAQNKFEQSVREFQAITLSLGATYSTLNSPNFPTQGFSVNLSTGYGITFPKGGEVTQYVPVVVTGRNYFQIDQAARQAIGLRLSFGTILGTAQDSQKFSLGGNSTDITTLRGYDPRFLDKGTTVLNGTLEYGYDFGLSPTGGTNIYGFVFTDFGRLWPAPPEQDAFFLGIGVGLQINLDLLGAILPPIRLDYGFSQRNPTGRFALRLGLGF comes from the coding sequence ATGAAGCATCTTCTATCCCTTGTGCTTTTGCTGGGCTTGGCTTTTGCAGCCCCCATTGAGGAAGTGGAGGTACGGGGTACCGACACCGTACTTGCGGCCCTGGTACGCATCTCGTTGCCTTTTGGGGTGGGCGACGAACCCGGCGATCTGGAGCAGGCCCGGGCGGCCGTCTTGAACACCGGCTACTTCCGGGAGGCCAGGGTTCGGTTGGAGGGCAACAAGCTGATCGTAGAGGTCAGCACCAATCCTCCCATCACCAAAGTTAGCGTCTCCTCCAAAGCTTTCCCCGAGGCCAATGTGCTGCGTTACCTGGAAACCGAGCAGGCCATCGGGGTAGGCTCGGTGTTCAATCCCAAGAAGGCCACTGAAGCGGCCTTGGCACTAGCCCGCATCTACCGCAACGAGGGCTTTCCATTCGAGCCCAAAATAACCCCTGAAGCCAAGGAAGTAGCCGGGGGAGTAGAGCTCAACTTCAACGTAGAGGAAAACCCGGAGCTGAAGTCGGTGGAGGTAGGAGCCGCAACCTACGTACCCAAAGAGCGCCTCGAGCCCCTCTTTCAAACCGTAGCAGAAAACGGGCGCTTCTCCTTCGAGCGTTTCCGCGACGCAGTGGGTCGTACGGCGGATGTGTACGCCGCAGCCGGTTTCCGGGGCAGTGGGGTCGACCTGACCCGCACCGTCTTGGCCGATGGGGTGCTGCGGGTGGCGTTCAGCGAGCTCAAGATTGTGGAAATTAACGCTCGAGGGGTGGATATCAGTTCGTTGGGCCTCAAGGTAGGCGATCCCTTCAACGTAGACCGCATCCTGGACGGAGTTAATACCCTATCGCGCAGCATCAGCCGGGTGATCGATTTCCGCCCCGAGCGGGTCAGCCAGGATGGAGTGCGCCTGACCTTCCAGGCGGGCGAGCAGCGCTTCGGAGCCATCCGCGAGGTACGCATCGAGGGCAACACCGTTATTCCTACCGAAAAATTGCTGCCCAAGCTACGCCTCAAGCCCGGCGATGAGTACAATCCTGTGCTGGCCAATGAAGACTTTGCTCGAGTCCTGCGGGAATACCGCGATGCTGGCTACGACCTCGTGGCCCAGCCCGACATCAGCTTCCGCGAAGGGGTTTATGTACAGCGGTTGCGCGAACTCCGCATTGCCGGCTACCGCATCGACCCCCCCCTGACCCGCACCGATCCCAGCGTGTTTTTGCGCGAGATGCCGCCGGTGGGCAGCCTGTTCTCGGTGAGCGCCTTGCGCCAGGGCATCACCAACATTCTGCGCACCGGCTTGCTGCGCGAGCCCCCAGGGGTAAGGCCCCAGCAGGGCGAAAAACCCGAAGACATCATCATCGTGTTGAGCTTCCGCGAGGCCCAGACCGGCAGCTTTATTCCGGGAATCTCCTGGAGCAGCCTGACGGGATGGGAGGGCAACATCGGTATCAGCGATACCAACCTGTGGGGGCTGGCCCACCAGTACAACGTGACCCTGGGCATCAACCCCAACGATGCCGGTCAGTTCCTGACCTTCAGTGCTTCCTACCGCATTCCCTGGGTCTACATTGATTTTGCCGACTTCAAGGACGTGCGCACCTCGTTTGGGGTGAACGTATATAGCCAGCCGCAGGCCAATATCAACTTTCCGTTGCAGCAGCAGTATAACGGAAATACACCCGACCTGAACGGCGATGGAATCATCGACGACAAAGACACCACCTCGGTCTGGCAGTACACCGAGCGCAAAACCGGTATCAACTTCTCCATTTCCCGCCCCCTGAGCCGCGACTTCCCCAATCTGCGGCTTTCGGCCGGCCTGGGCTGGGAATGGAATATTCCCCTCCTGGAAGTAAACGATGCCAACCGGCCCCGCTGCTTGGTTAAGGTGCCGGATTCGGGCAACACGGCCAACCCCCCAGTCGCCGAGGACACCGCCTGTAGCAACGCTTTGCTGCAGGACGCGCAAAACAAGTTTGAGCAAAGCGTGCGGGAGTTCCAGGCCATTACCCTGAGCCTGGGGGCTACCTACAGCACCTTGAATAGCCCCAACTTCCCCACCCAGGGCTTCTCGGTCAACCTCAGCACCGGCTACGGCATTACCTTCCCCAAAGGCGGCGAGGTAACCCAGTACGTGCCGGTGGTGGTGACGGGCCGAAACTATTTCCAGATTGACCAGGCGGCCCGTCAGGCCATTGGCCTGCGGCTTTCGTTTGGCACCATTCTGGGCACGGCGCAAGACAGCCAGAAGTTTAGCCTGGGGGGCAACAGCACTGACATCACCACCCTGCGCGGGTACGACCCCCGCTTTCTGGATAAGGGAACCACCGTACTCAACGGCACCCTCGAGTACGGCTACGACTTTGGCCTGAGTCCCACCGGCGGAACCAACATCTATGGCTTTGTCTTCACCGACTTTGGCCGCCTCTGGCCGGCTCCCCCAGAGCAAGACGCCTTTTTCCTGGGGATAGGGGTGGGTTTGCAGATTAACCTCGACCTGCTGGGCGCCATCTTGCCCCCCATCCGTCTGGATTATGGCTTTAGCCAGCGCAACCCCACGGGGCGTTTTGCGCTGCGGTTGGGGCTTGGGTTCTAA
- a CDS encoding purine-nucleoside phosphorylase, translated as MDSTYDQIQQTVSHIRTQTDFVPEVGLVLGSGLGPLGDEIEAVASFPYRSLPNFPQSTAPGHEGKLILGWLEGKKVLAYKGRVHCYEGYTPAQAAFPQRVGFFLGAKTFFLTSAAGGLNPGWNAGELMLHNDYINYAALSPLTGPNDERLGPRFPVTFDAYDPELRALAQQVARAQDFHLREGVYAWWPGPQFASRAELRLLRTLGADAIGMSTVPEVIALRHLGARVLGLSTITDMAVPERDHHATEQEVLATAARSGALFRKFVRGILAAL; from the coding sequence ATGGATTCGACTTACGACCAAATCCAGCAAACCGTAAGCCATATTCGCACCCAGACCGATTTTGTGCCCGAGGTGGGTCTGGTGCTGGGTTCGGGCCTGGGGCCGCTGGGTGACGAGATCGAGGCGGTGGCCAGTTTCCCCTATCGTTCATTGCCCAACTTCCCCCAGTCCACCGCGCCGGGGCACGAGGGGAAGCTAATTTTGGGGTGGCTCGAGGGCAAAAAAGTGCTGGCCTACAAGGGCCGGGTGCACTGCTACGAAGGCTATACGCCGGCCCAGGCGGCCTTCCCGCAACGGGTGGGGTTCTTCCTGGGGGCCAAAACCTTCTTCCTCACCTCGGCAGCAGGTGGACTTAACCCCGGCTGGAATGCAGGGGAGCTGATGCTGCACAACGACTACATCAACTATGCCGCCCTCTCGCCCCTCACCGGGCCCAACGATGAACGCCTGGGGCCGCGTTTCCCCGTGACCTTCGACGCCTACGACCCCGAACTGCGGGCCTTGGCGCAACAAGTAGCCAGAGCCCAGGACTTCCACCTGCGCGAAGGGGTGTATGCCTGGTGGCCGGGGCCGCAGTTTGCCAGCCGGGCCGAGCTCAGGCTGCTGCGCACCCTGGGGGCCGATGCCATTGGAATGTCCACGGTGCCGGAAGTGATTGCTCTGCGGCATCTGGGGGCGCGGGTGCTGGGCCTTTCAACCATTACCGATATGGCCGTGCCCGAACGCGACCACCACGCCACCGAGCAGGAGGTGCTGGCTACCGCAGCCAGGAGCGGGGCCTTGTTCCGCAAGTTTGTGCGCGGCATTCTGGCAGCCCTGTAA
- a CDS encoding DivIVA domain-containing protein, whose amino-acid sequence MERSERGDLTPLDIRYQEFRQGLRGYSVAEVREYLGRVADVQTALIEENERLRGYIRDLEAELAKAREGEAELKRAVVAAERIAREIKAQAEREAELIKRETESERQAALQELIEQMKRIKNDIEQVRNERDLFVGQFRALLEGYLASLDRFKR is encoded by the coding sequence ATGGAGCGCAGCGAACGTGGCGATCTGACCCCACTGGACATCCGCTACCAGGAGTTTCGCCAGGGGCTCAGGGGCTACTCGGTGGCCGAAGTGCGCGAGTACCTGGGCCGGGTGGCCGATGTGCAGACCGCGCTGATTGAAGAAAACGAGCGTTTGAGGGGGTATATCCGCGACCTCGAGGCCGAACTGGCCAAGGCCAGGGAGGGTGAGGCCGAACTCAAGCGGGCGGTGGTGGCAGCCGAGCGCATTGCCCGCGAGATTAAGGCCCAAGCCGAGCGCGAGGCCGAGCTCATCAAACGTGAGACCGAGTCCGAACGCCAGGCTGCCTTGCAAGAACTCATCGAACAAATGAAGCGCATCAAGAACGACATCGAGCAAGTACGCAACGAGCGCGATTTGTTTGTGGGGCAGTTCCGGGCTTTGTTGGAAGGTTATCTGGCTTCGCTAGACAGGTTCAAACGCTAA
- a CDS encoding YggS family pyridoxal phosphate-dependent enzyme produces MSLAKVLERIEQACSRVGRDPKSVRLVAVTKEHPVVEIRERVLRFGRFPLGESRIQEALPKMEELEAEWHFIGPLQRNKAKFAVRFELIHSIDSVRLAEAIARKAIENGKVQRVLLELNLGREPQKHGFLEEELPQALAQVRAMQGLRVEGLMTVAPYTQDPETVRPIFAKLSRLADLHRLPERSMGMSGDFEVAVEEGATLVRVGRAVFEPD; encoded by the coding sequence ATGAGCCTTGCCAAAGTCCTGGAGCGCATCGAGCAAGCCTGTAGCCGGGTGGGGCGAGACCCCAAAAGCGTGCGGCTGGTAGCAGTGACCAAGGAACACCCGGTGGTCGAGATTCGGGAGCGGGTGCTGCGGTTTGGCCGTTTCCCCCTGGGTGAGTCGCGCATCCAGGAGGCCCTGCCCAAAATGGAGGAACTCGAGGCCGAGTGGCACTTTATCGGGCCCTTACAACGCAACAAGGCCAAATTTGCCGTGCGTTTCGAGCTGATTCACTCCATTGACTCGGTTCGCCTGGCCGAGGCGATCGCCCGTAAGGCCATAGAAAACGGCAAAGTGCAACGGGTACTGCTCGAGCTCAATCTGGGGCGCGAACCTCAGAAACACGGTTTTCTGGAGGAAGAACTGCCTCAGGCCCTCGCCCAGGTTCGAGCCATGCAGGGGTTGCGGGTTGAGGGCCTGATGACCGTAGCCCCTTACACCCAAGACCCCGAGACGGTGCGGCCCATCTTTGCCAAGCTCTCGAGGCTGGCCGACTTGCACCGGTTGCCCGAGCGCAGCATGGGCATGTCGGGCGACTTTGAAGTGGCGGTGGAGGAAGGCGCCACCCTGGTGCGGGTAGGGCGGGCCGTCTTCGAGCCGGATTAG